One segment of Panicum virgatum strain AP13 chromosome 3K, P.virgatum_v5, whole genome shotgun sequence DNA contains the following:
- the LOC120698627 gene encoding NAC domain-containing protein 96-like, translating into MAQTSLPPGFRFHPTDVELVSYYLKRKIMGKKLIVDAISEVDLYKFPPWDLPDKSSLRSKDLEWFFFCPRDKKYPNGSRTNRATPNGYWKTSGKDRTIILNSRIVGMKKTLIFHEGKAPKGDRTDWVMYEYKMEDEELVSAGFSKDAFVLCKIFKKSGLGPRIGEQYGAPFNEAEWDNAEAETSMLPLMTSSEVVNPTEGPHAQYAVPAGTACEPPLQNTSVACAGEESSFDRGTATTSVEDLTFGYAIAGSAIQDIPAHQSVDGVVSGINMSNGVNDVYSPHDCDGFLLEELSRFLNDSPLRDTTLGESSGLPPMSEAEAHAFEVNTFGPYNELSVIAGLEDVPNNFSASNVAATNYMALPPDRELSTDDFIELNDLLASDPSFPSEFPAQNSQFIQYPPAQPTYNGHYDVAALPGPVEPTMPSIFNVFPPDNGSFTADEAANFSYPTMQYPFP; encoded by the exons ATGGCGCAAACTAGCCTGCCTCCTGGTTTTCGTTTCCACCCAACAGATGTTGAGCTCGTTTCCTACTACTTGAAGAGGAAGATTATGGGAAAGAAACTTATTGTTGATGCTATTTCAGAGGTTGATCTGTACAAGTTTCCTCCATGGGACCTTCCTG ACAAGTCTTCTCTTCGAAGCAAAGATCTTGAATGGTTCTTCTTTTGCCCTCGTGACAAGAAATATCCTAATGGGTCTAGGACAAACCGTGCCACTCCAAATGGTTACTGGAAGACTAGTGGAAAAGATAGAACAATTATTCTTAACTCTCGCATTGTTGGGATGAAGAAAACATTGATATTTCATGAAGGCAAGGCCCCTAAAGGTGACAGAACTGATTGGGTGATGTATGAATACAAAATGGAAGATGAGGAGTTGGTTTCTGCTGGTTTCTCAAAG GATGCTTTTGTTCTCTgcaaaattttcaagaaaagtGGCCTTGGTCCAAGGATTGGGGAGCAGTATGGGGCACCATTTAACGAAGCAGAATGGGATAATGCAGAAGCAGAAACATCTATGCTTCCTTTGATGACCTCTTCAGAGGTAGTGAACCCAACAGAGGGCCCACACGCTCAATATGCTGTCCCTGCAGGTACTGCTTGCGAACCGCCTCTACAGAATACATCTGTTGCTTGTGCTGGAGAGGAATCATCATTTGATCGTGGCACTGCAACTACTTCTGTCGAGGACTTAACATTTGGCTATGCTATTGCTGGCTCTGCTATCCAAGATATACCTGCTCACCAGTCTGTAGATGGTGTGGTTTCTGGGATCAACATGTCCAATGGGGTCAACGATGTGTACAGTCCTCATGATTGTGATGGATTTCTTTTGGAGGAGCTGTCTAGATTTCTGAATGATTCTCCTCTTCGTGACACTACTCTTGGAGAG AGCTCTGGTCTTCCACCAATGTCTGAAGCTGAGGCTCACGCTTTTGAAGTCAACACTTTTGGCCCCTACAATGAATTGTCAGTGATTGCTGGGTTAGAAGACGTGCCAAACAACTTTAGTGCCAGCAATGTGGCCGCCACAAATTACATGGCCCTGCCGCCTGATAGAGAACTTTCTACTGATGATTTTATAGAACTGAATGATCTCCTTGCTTCTGATCCAAGCTTCCCCAGTGAATTTCCTGCACAAAACAGTCAATTTATTCAGTATCCTCCAGCTCAGCCCACTTACAATGGACATTACGATGTAGCTGCTCTGCCAGGTCCTGTGGAACCAACAATGCCAAGCATTTTCAATGTTTTTCCTCCTGATAATGGCAGCTTCactgcagatgaggcagccaaCTTCTCGTACCCAACCATGCAGTACCCATTCCCATGA
- the LOC120698628 gene encoding putative clathrin assembly protein At1g03050 — protein MAPSKLRQALGAVKDQTSIGLAKVGSGGTVEADLDVAIVRATSHSESFPADERHIREILALTCLSRVYVGNCVATLSRRLGRTRSWAVALKTLVIVHRVLADGDPAFEQEVFYATRRGTRMLNMFDFCDRSRAGAWDFSAFVRTYAAYLDDRLEHWMQGRHGGAAAPRGPRSLREEMYASPGNRYACDLAYNGRQQDDAAADVVEGADRALALVTRDPPASEMTVDQLLIKASQLHHLLDRFIACRPVGAARTNRVVAVSLYPLVKESVQLYCELTEVMAALIEQFAEMETADCERVHALFCSLAKQTEELDAFYSWCKDACVCRHSDVPEVEVVTHKKLEFMDEFIRDRHAAAAQQGLPPPSPEPATTPEPVLVEEQPTTKALPAPEEPPAEAQEEDTPAQAEPEALLIVADPVDGEADFLNLKADAMPAEEHGQQLALALFDGDPAGAAPKADAFDHSAADWETALVQSASALASQRAELGGGLNMLMLDGMYSHATASALTFSGSASSVALRPPGAPMLALPAPPGAIGGGAAGAGADPFAASAMLPPPTYVQMSDMHTKQQLLTQEQMLWQQYGKNGMQGQGALAMLEQRPQQQQQILPHGGYSYPGYHRTC, from the exons ATGGCGCCGAGCAAGCTGCGCCAGGCGCTGGGCGCGGTGAAGGACCAGACGAGCATCGGCCTCGCCAAggtcggcagcggcggcaccgTGGAGGCGGACCTGGACGTGGCCATCGTCCGGGCCACCAGCCACAGCGAGTCGTTCCCGGCCGACGAGCGCCACATCCGGGAGATCCTGGCGCTCACCTGCCTCTCCCGCGTGTACGTCGGCAACTGCGTGGCCACGCTGTCGCGCCGCCTCGGCCGCACCCGGAGCTGGGCCGTCGCGCTCAAGACGCTGGTCATCGTTCACCGCGTCCTTGCCGACGGCGACCCGGCGTTCGAGCAGGAGGTGTTCTACGCCACGCGGCGCGGGACGCGGATGCTCAACATGTTCGACTTCTGCGACCGCTCCCGCGCCGGCGCCTGGGACTTCTCCGCCTTCGTTCGCACCTACGCCGCCTACCTCGACGACCGCCTCGAGCACTGGATGCAGGgcaggcacggcggcgccgccgccccgcgcgggcCCAGGTCGCTCCGCGAGGAGATGTACGCGTCCCCCGGGAACCGCTACGCCTGCGACCTCGCCTACAACGGGAGGCAGCaggacgacgcggcggcggacgtGGTCGAGGGCGCGGACAGGGCGCTGGCGCTCGTCACCAGGGACCCGCCGGCGAGCGAGATGACGGTCGATCAGCTGCTCATCAAGGCCAGCCAGCTGCACCACCTTCTCGACCGCTTCATCGCTTGCCGCCCCGTAG GCGCGGCGAGGACGAACCGGGTGGTGGCGGTGTCGCTCTacccgctggtgaaggagagcGTGCAGCTCTACTGCGAGCTCACGGAGGTGATGGCCGCGCTCATCGAGCAGTTCGCGGAGATGGAAACCGCCGACTGCGAGCGCGTGCACGCCCTCTTCTGCAGCCTCGCCAAGCAGACGGAGGAGCTCGATGCCTTCTACTCGTGGTGCAAGGACGCCTGCGTGTGCCGCCACTCTGACGTCCCGGAGGTCGAGGTCGTCACGCACAAGAAGCTCGAGTTCATGGACGAGTTCATCCGCGACAggcacgccgcggcggcgcagcaggggctcccgccgccgtcgccggagccggCGACAACCCCAGAGCCGGTCCTCGTCGAAGAGCAGCCGACGACCAAGGCCCTTCCGGCGCCCGAGGAGCCGCCGGCCGAGGCGCAAGAGGAGGACACGCCGGCGCAAGCCGAGCCAGAGGCACTCCTCATCGTGGCCGACCCGGTCGACGGGGAGGCCGACTTCCTGAACCTGAAGGCGGACGCCATGCCCGCCGAGGAGCACGGGCAGCAGCTGGCGCTGGCGCTGTTCGACGGCGACCCGGCCGGCGCGGCACCGAAAGCCGACGCGTTCGACCACTCGGCGGCGGACTGGGAGACCGCGCTGGTCCAATCGGCGAGCGCGCTGGCGAGCCAGCGCGCCGAGCTCGGGGGCGGCCTCAACATGTTGATGCTGGACGGGATGTACAGCCACGCCACGGCCAGCGCGCTGACGTTCTCCGGCAGCGCGAGCAGCGTGGCGTTGCGGCCACCGGGGGCGCCGATGCTGGCGCTGCCGGCGCCTCCTGGagccatcggcggcggcgcggccggcgccggcgcggaccCTTTCGCGGCGTCGGCGATGTTGCCGCCGCCGACGTACGTTCAGATGTCCGACATGCATACGAAGCAGCAGCTTCTGACGCAGGAGCAGATGTTGTGGCAGCAATACGGGAAGAATGGCATGCAAGGGCAGGGGGCCTTGGCAATGCTGGAGCAGCGgccgcaacagcagcagcagatcctgCCTCATGGAGGCTACAGTTACCCAGGGTATCATAGGACCTGTTAG
- the LOC120698631 gene encoding bidirectional sugar transporter SWEET1b-like, whose translation MEDVVKFIFGISGNVIALFLFLSPVPTFWRIIRRRSTEDFSGVPYNMTLLNCLLSAWYGLPFVSPNNILVSTINGAGAAIEVVYVVVFLVFASSRRTRLRMLGLASAVAAVFAAVALVSLLALRGEGRKLFCGVAATVFSICMYGSPLSIMRMVVKTKSVEYMPFLLSLAVFLCGTSWFVYGLLGRDPFVAIPNGCGSFLGAVQLILYAIYRNSGGNKKAVAERGGNKQQHADGDVEMASGADAKGSSSKVADDDVDGAARKEDRLV comes from the exons ATGGAGGATGTTGTGAAGTTCATCTTTGGAATTTCTG gGAATGTCATTGCTCTCTTTCTCTTCCTATCCCCAGT GCCTACCTTCTGGAGGATAATCAGGAGGAGGTCAACAGAGGACTTCTCGGGAGTGCCGTACAACATGACGCTCCTCAACTGCCTCCTATCAGCTTG GTACGGCCTGCCGTTCGTGTCCCCGAACAACATCCTGGTGTCGACGATcaacggcgcgggcgcggcgatcGAGGTCGTGTACGTGGTGGTCTTCCTGGTGTTCGCGTCCAGCCGGCGGACGCGGCTGCGGATGCTGGGCCTGGCGTCGGCGGTGGCCGCGGTGTTCGCCGCCGTGGCGCTGGTCTCCCTGCTGGCGCTCCGGGGGGAGGGCCGCAAACTCTTCTGCGgcgtcgccgccaccgtcttCTCCATCTGCATGTACGGCTCGCCGCTCTCCATCATG AGGATGGTGGTGAAGACCAAGAGCGTGGAGTACATGCCGTTCCTGCTGTCGCTGGCGGTGTTCCTGTGCGGCACGTCCTGGTTCGTCTACGGCCTGCTCGGCCGCGACCCCTTCGTCGCG ATCCCCAACGGGTGCGGGAGCTTCCTGGGCGCCGTGCAGCTCATCTTGTACGCCATCTACCGGAACAGTGGCGGCAACAAAAAAGCCGTTGCCGAGCGGGGCGGCAACAAGCAGCAGCACGCCGACGGCGACGTGGAGATGGCCTCCGGCGCCGACGCCAAGGGCAGCAGCAGTAaggtcgccgacgacgacgtcgacggcgcCGCCCGCAAGGAGGACCGGCTGGTGTAG